In a single window of the Rhopalosiphum padi isolate XX-2018 chromosome 1, ASM2088224v1, whole genome shotgun sequence genome:
- the LOC132929902 gene encoding myosin heavy chain, non-muscle isoform X2 produces the protein MDMDTDRSDPFMKYLAVDRNQLNDQPTQAEWTQKRLVWVPHESQGFVSAGIKGERGDEVEVEIAETGKRVLVDKDVIQKMNPPKFDKSEDMAELTCLNEACVLHNIKDRYYSGLIYTYSGLFCVVVNPYKRLPIYTENIMERYKGNKRHEVPPHVFAVTDTAYRSMLQDREDQSILCTGESGAGKTENTKKVIQYLAYVAASKPKGVIQHASPGPALVVCNTNVSYEGELEQQLLQANPILEAFGNAKTVKNDNSSRFGKFIRINFDASGFIAGANIETYLLEKSRAIRQAKDERTFHIFYQLLSGATAEQKAEFILEDPKTYSFLINGNLRVPGVDDAAEFRETVNAMNIMGMTTEDYSAIFRIVSAVMLFGNMQFKQERNSDQATLPDNTVAQKVAHLLGLSITEMTKAFLRPRIKVGRDYVSKAQTKEQVEFAVEAISKACYERMFRWLVNRINRSLDRSKRQGASFIGILDMAGFEIFELNSFEQLCINYTNEKLQQLFNHTMFILEQEEYQREGIEWKFIDFGLDLQPTIDLIDKPMGVMALLDEECWFPKATDKSFVEKLMSAQSVHPKFHKTDFRGVADFSIIHYAGKVDYSAHKWLMKNMDPLNENIVQLLQSSQDSFVTHIWKDAEIVGIAHQALTDTQFGARTRKGMFRTVSQLYKEQLNKLMITLRNTNPNFVRCIIPNHEKRAGKIDAQLVLDQLRCNGVLEGIRICRQGFPNRIPFQEFRQRYELLTSNAIPKGFMDGKKACEKMIKALELDTNLYRVGQSKIFFRAGVLAHLEEERDFKISDLIVNFQAFCRGYLARRNYQKRLQQLNAIRIIQRNCSAYLKLRNWQWWRLYTKVKPLLEVTKQEEVLSIKEEELKVVKEKLDSQQRGVLELEKKYQTAVDEKNALAEQLQAEVELCAEAEEMRARLAARKLELEEILHDLEARIEEEEERSSTLAQEKKKLQININDLEEQLEEEEGARQKLQLERVQMDAKLKKLEEDLALAEDTNVKQVKEKKVLEERAADLAQTLAEEEEKAKHLAKLKAKHETSIAELEERLLKDNQQRQEMDRTKRKVETEVNDLKEQLNEKKAQVEDLQLQLGKREEELTQAFMRIDEEAASKAQSQKALRELESQLGELQEDLEAERTARSKAEKQKRDLNEELEALKHELLDSLDITAAQHELRAKREQELATLKKSLEEDTQSHEIIITEMRHKHSQEISVINEQIESLKKSKSQLEKSKQTLEAENADLAAELKSSASSKSELERKRKITESQLSEIQSKFAESERSKNELIDRLSKLSNESESIVNQLEAAELKASAAEKSAGTMETQLQETQTLLEEETKLKLSLNSKLKQIESEKEMLQEQLEEEEESKKNMEKQIVALNLQITETRKKMEDDAESTAAMEASYKKIFKDVELLQRQIEELQATNDKLEKSKKKLQSELDDINIDLEAQRSKVIELEKKQRIFDKTLAEEKAVSEQMAIERDTAEREAREKETRVLSLTRELDELMVKVEELERGKRTLQNELDELINNQGTADKNVHELEKAKRILESQLAEIRVQNEDLEDELQITEDAKLRLEVNMQALRAQFERDLVAKEEQSEEKRRGLLKQIRDIEAELEDERKQRSTAMAGRKKIEADYKDLEQQLDMHNKLKEDALKQLKKLQVQLKDATRDAEEARASRDELSATSKETERKLKSVEAELLLLTEELSASERARRVAESERDDLHEEMNSNSNKGTLMVDEKRRLEARISTLEEELEEEQTMSEALNERIRKALIQIEQLNSDLANERATTQKLETNKMLFDRQNKELKAKLAEIETNQRVKTKTAISNLESKIANLDEQLESEAKERQLQQKANRKLEKKMKEVVMQLEDERRTIEQYKEQVEKSNARVKTLKRQIEEAEEEISREKHQKRKIQRDLDELLESNESISRENNNLRSKLRRTGVTTTSRIGATGSKRGSTIDDLSTVHGSSLDDSLESNNGSNDTNSLGAEDMWSR, from the exons acatATTCTGGTCTCTTTTGTGTAGTGGTAAATCCATACAAGAGATTACCTATCTACACAGAAAACATAATGGAACGTTACAAAGGTAACAAACGTCACGAAGTGCCACCACACGTATTCGCAGTAACTGATACTGCATACAGATCGATGTTACAag atcGAGAAGATCAATCTATACTATGTACTGGAGAATCAGGTGCTGGAAAAACCGAGAACACGAAaaaagttatacaatatttgGCTTACGTGGCTGCATCAAAACCCAAAGGAGTGATTCAACACGCT TCCCCTGGTCCAGCTTTAGTTGTt TGTAATACTAATGTTAGTTATGAG GGTGAACTCGAACAACAGCTATTACAAGCTAATCCCATTTTAGAAGCATTTGGTAATGCAAAAACTGTGAAAAATGACAATTCTTCTAGATTT ggTAAATTTATTCGTATTAATTTTGATGCTTCTGGTTTCATTGCTGGTGCTAACATTGAAACTTATTTATTGGAAAAATCGAGAGCTATACGACAAGCAAAAGATGAACGTACATTCCATATTTTCTACCAATTGCTATCTGGAGCAACTGCTGAACAGaaag ccGAATTTATACTTGAGGACCCTAAAACTTATAGTTTCCTTATAAATGGTAATCTCCGTGTGCCTGGTGTAGATGATGCTGCTGAGTTTAGAGAAACTGTTAATGCTATGAATATCATGGGAATGACAACTGAAGATTATTCtg ctattttcCGAATTGTGAGTGCTGTTATGTTGTTTGGAAATATGCAGTTTAAACAAGAGCGTAACAGTGATCAAGCAACATTACCTGATAACACAGTAGCCCAAAAAGTTGCTCATCTATTGGGTTTGTCTATAACTGAAATGACTAAAGCCTTCCTTAGACCTCGTATCAAAGTAGGCAGAGACTATGTGTCCAAAGCTCAGACCAAAGAACAAGTGGAATTTGCTGTAGAAGCTATTTCTAAAGCGTGTTATGAACGTATGTTCCGTTGGCTTGTTAATCGCATTAATCGATCTTTAGATAGGTCTAAAAGACAAGGAGCATCATTCATTGGAATCTTGGATATGGCtggatttgaaatatttgaa ttaaactCGTTTGAACAGCTGTGTATTAATTACACAAATGAAAAACTGCAACAGTTATTCAACCATACCATGTTTATTTTAGAACAAGAAGAATATCAAAGAGAAGGTATTGAATGGAAATTTATTGATTTCGGATTGGATTTACAACCCACTATTGATTTAATTGACAAA CCTATGGGTGTTATGGCCTTATTGGATGAAGAATGTTGGTTTCCAAAAGCTACTGATAAATCATTTGTAGAAAAATTAATGTCAGCCCAAAGTGTTCATCctaaattccataaaacagaCTTTAGAGGTGTTGCTGATTTCTCGATAATCCACTATGCTGGAAAAGTTGATTACTCTGCACATAAGTGGCTTATGAAGAATATGGATCCattgaatgaaaatattgttcaaCTCCTTCAATCTTCTCAAGATTCTTTTGTAACTCATATCTGGAAGGATGCAGAAATTGTAGGTATAGCTCATCAAGCTCTCACTGATACACAATTTGGAGCACGGACAAGAAAAGGAATGTTCCGTACAGTGTCACAATTATATAAAGAACAATTGAACAAGTTAATGATCACCTTAAGAAACACTAATCCTAATTTTGTAAGATGTATTATCCCAAATCACGAGAAAAGAGCCGGTAAGATCGATGCCCAACTTGTACTAGATCAACTGCGATGCAATGGAGTTTTGGAAGGAATTAGAATTTGTAGACAGGGTTTCCCCAATCGTATTCCATTCCAGGAGTTTAGACAACGGTATGAACTTCTTACATCAAACGCTATACCTAAAGGTTTCATGGATGGTAAAAAGGCTTGTGAAAAAATGATTAAAGCTCTTGAACTAGATACAAATCTCTATCGTGTTGGTCAGTCCAAAATATTCTTCAGAGCCGGTGTTCTTGCTCATTTAGAAGAAGAACGAGACTTCAAAATTTCTGACCTCATTGTCAATTTCcaa GCTTTCTGCAGAGGGTACTTAGCAAGAAGAAATTATCAAAAACGTCTGCAACAATTGAATGCAATTCGTATCATTCAGCGCAATTGTTCAGCATATTTAAAACTGAGAAACTGGCAATGGTGGAGATTATATACTAAAGTTAAGCCTCTTTTAGAAGTTACCAAACAAGAAGAAGTATTATCTATTAAAGAAGAAGAATTAAAGGTAGTCAAGGAAAAATTAGATTCTCAACAGCGTGGTGTTCTTGAACTCGAGaagaa GTATCAAACAGCAGTGGATGAGAAAAATGCCTTGGCTGAACAACTACAAGCAGAAGTTGAATTATGTGCTGAAGCTGAAGAAATGAGAGCTAGACTTGCTGCTAGGAAATTAGAACTAGAAGAAATATTACATGATCTAGAAGCTAGAattgaagaagaagaagaaagaTCTAGTACATTAGCTCAAGAGAAAAAGaagttacaaattaatataaat GATTTGGAAGAACAATTAGAAGAAGAAGAGGGAGCACGACAGAAACTTCAATTAGAACGTGTTCAGATGGATgccaaacttaaaaaattagaaGAAGATCTTGCGCTCGCTGAAGACACTAATGTGAAACAAGTCAAAGAAAAAAAGGTTTTGGAAGAAAGAGCTGCAGATTTGGCACAAACTTTAgctgaagaagaagaaaaagcaAAACATTTAGCTAAATTAAAAGCAAAACATGAAACATCAATTGCAGAATTAGAAGAACGATTATTAAAAGATAATCAACAAAGACAGGAAATGGATCGTACTAAACGTAAAGTTGAAACTGAG gTAAATGATTTAAAAGAACAGCTAAATGAAAAGAAAGCTCAAGTAGAAGACTTACAATTACAACTTGGTAAACGAGAAGAAGAATTAACACAAGCTTTCATGAGAATTGATGAAGAAGCTgcaa gTAAAGCACAATCCCAAAAGGCTCTCAGGGAATTGGAATCTCAACTTGGGGAACTTCAAGAAGATCTTGAAGCTGAACGTACTGCTAGAAGTAAAGCTGAAAAACAAAAGCGTGACCTTAATGAAGAACTTGAAGCCTTAAAACATGAGCTTTTGGATTCTTTGGACATAACTGCTGCACAACATGAACTTAGAGCTAAAAGAGAacag GAATTGGCAACCTTAAAGAAATCATTAGAAGAAGATACACAATCGCACGAAATCATTATTACCGAAATGCGACACAAACACAGTCAAGAAATATCCGTTATAAATGAACAGATAGAATCCTTGAAAAAA tctaAAAGTCAATTGGAAAAATCCAAGCAAACTCTTGAAGCCGAAAATGCTGATCTTGCTGCTGAACTCAAGTCTTCCGCATCTTCGAAATCCGAATTAGAAAGGAAACGTAAAATTACTGAATCTCAACTTA gtgagATACAAAGTAAATTTGCTGAATCAGAACGTtcgaaaaatgaattaattgatAGACTTTCTAAACTTAGCAATGAATCCGAATCCATTGTTAATCAATTGGAAGCAGCTGAACTTAAAGCTTCTGCTGCTGAAAAATCAGCAGGAACAATGGAAACTCAACTGCAAGAAAcacaa aCACTTCTAGAAGAAGAAACTAAGTTGAAATTGTCATTAAACtcaaaactaaaacaaattgAAAGTGAAAAAGAAATGTTACAAGAACAgttagaagaagaagaagagtCCAAGAAAAACATGGAAAAACAAATAGTTGCtcttaatttacaaattactgAAACACGGAAAAAAATGGAAGATGATGCTGAGTCAACCGCTGCAATGGAAgcttcttataaaaaaatctttaag gatgTGGAATTGTTACAACGACAAATTGAAGAACTACAAGCAACAAATGATAAATTGGAAAAATCTAAGAAGAAACTTCAATCAGAATTagatgatattaatattgatttagaaGCTCAACGATCCAAGGTTATCGAACTTGAGAAGAAACAAAGAATATTTGACAAAACCCTTGCTGAAGAAAAG gCGGTTTCCGAGCAAATGGCTATTGAACGTGATACTGCTGAAAGAGAAGCTCGAGAAAAGGAAACTCGTGTGCTTTCTTTAACAAGAGAACTTGATGAACTGATGGTGAAAGTTGAAGAATTGGAAAGAGGAAAGAGAACACTTCAAAATGAGTTAGATGAATTGATAAATAATCAAGGAACAgctgataaaaat gttCATGAACTGGAAAAGGCTAAACGAATATTAGAATCACAATTGGCTGAGATACGTGTACAGAATGAAGATTTGGAAGATGAACTTCAAATAACTGAAGATGCTAAATTAAGACTTGAAGTGAACATGCAAGCATTGAGGGCTCAGTTTGAACGTGATCTTGTT gCCAAAGAAGAGCAGAGTGAAGAAAAACGTAGAGGACTTTTGAAACAAATTCGTGACATTGAAGCTGAACTGGAAGATGAACGCAAACAAAGATCAACTGCAATGGCTGGTCGCAAGAAAATTGAAGCTGATTATAAAGATCTAGAACAACAGTTAGACATGCACAACAAATTAAAAGAAGACGCattaaaacaacttaaaaaactACAAGTTCAATTGAAGGACGCTACTCGTGACGCTGAAGAGGCTAGAGCTTCTCGCGATGAGCTTTCTGCAACGTCAAAAGAAACTGAACGTAAATTGAAATCGGTTGAagctgaattattattattgacagaaGAGCTGTCTGCATCTGAAAGAGCTAGGCGTGTAGCTGAAAGTGAACGTGATGATTTGCATGAAGAAATGAATAGCAATTCTAATAAGGG TACATTAATGGTTGATGAAAAGCGTCGCCTGGAAGCAAGAATATCTACATTAGAAGAAGAATTAGAAGAAGAACAGACAATGTCAGAAGCGTTGAATGAACGAATTAGAAAGGCTCTTATTCAGATTGAACAATTGAATTcag atTTGGCAAATGAACGAGCAACAACACAAAAATTGGagacaaataaaatgttatttgataGACAAAACAAAGAACTAAAGGCCAAATTAGCAGAAATTGAAACCAATCAACGAGTAAAAACTAAAACTGCTATTTCTAACTTGGAATCTAAGATTGCCAATCTTGACGAGCAACTGGAATCTGAAGCCAA GGAAAGACAATTGCAACAAAAAGCTAATCGTAAAttagagaaaaaaatgaaagaagtTGTAATGCAATTAGAAGATGAAAGAAGAACAATTGAACAGTATAAGGAACAAGTAGAAAAG agCAATGCTAGAGTCAAAACACTGAAGAGGCAAATTGAAGAAGCAGAAGAAGAAATCAGCAGAGAGAAGCACCAGAAACGAAAAATTCAGCGCGATCTCGATGAACTTTTGGAATCCAATGAATCAATATCTAGGGAGAACAATAATTTGAGAAGCAAACTCAG gcgAACTGGAGTGACCACGACTTCCAGAATAGGTGCTACTGGAAGTAAACGAGGTTCAACAATAGATGATTTATCAACAGTCCACGGTAGTTCTCTTGATGATTCGTTGGAGTCAAACAATGGATCAAATGATACAAATTCTCTTG gtGCCGAAGACATGTGGTCTCGATAA